Proteins from a single region of Corylus avellana chromosome ca11, CavTom2PMs-1.0:
- the LOC132165292 gene encoding trimethyltridecatetraene synthase-like, translating into MEYFTSWAIVLAMASLAALVLFPFRSHKLNLPPGPKPWPIIGNLNLIGPLPHQSLHKLSQKYGPIMQLKFGSFPVVVASSPDMAKLFLKTYDHIFAGRPKTAAGKYTTYNYTDIGWAPYGPYLRQGRKIYLSELFCTKRLESYEYIRVEERRALFSRLYALAGKPVMVKEHLSQLTLSVISRIVLGKKYFSESESETSIVTLKEFQEMLAEFFLLNGVLNIGDWIPWLDFLDLQGYVERMKALTKKFDRFHEHVLDEHRAKRGVKDFVPKDMVDFLLHLADDPNNDVKLTNDNIKALTQDLVAGGTDTSATTVEWGMSELLKKPHLIKKATEELDRVIGKERWVEEKDIPQFPYINAIMKETMRKQPAAVLLAPHLALEDCNVDGYDIRKGTRVFINAWGMGRDPSIWDAPEDFNPERFLGNSIDVKGHHFELLPFGSGRRMCPGYSLGLKMISSSLANMLHGFEWNLPDNTEAEELSMEELYGLATPRKVPLVAVMKPRLPLHLYN; encoded by the exons ATGGAGTACTTCACTTCTTGGGCTATTGTTTTAGCCATGGCATCCCTAGCTGCTCTAGTCCTTTTCCCCTTTCGATCCCACAAGCTAAATCTTCCACCAGGTCCCAAACCTTGGCCCATCATTGGCAATCTAAACCTTATCGGCCCCCTCCCTCACCAGTCCCTGCATAAATTGTCGCAAAAATATGGACCAATCATGCAACTTAAGTTCGGATCCTTCCCCGTTGTCGTTGCCTCATCTCCCGACATGGCAAAGCTGTTCCTAAAGACATATGATCACATCTTTGCCGGTAGACCCAAAACCGCCGCCGGGAAGTACACCACTTATAACTACACCGATATTGGATGGGCGCCTTACGGGCCATATTTGCGCCAAGGGCGGAAGATATATCTCTCCGAGCTATTTTGCACGAAAAGACTCGAGTCCTACGAGTATATTCGTGTCGAAGAAAGGCGTGCTCTTTTCTCACGTCTATACGCCTTGGCTGGGAAGCCAGTCATGGTGAAGGAGCATCTCTCGCAACTCACTCTAAGCGTTATTAGTAGGATTGTATTGGGTAAGAAGTATTTTAGTGAATCCGAATCTGAAACTTCAATTGTAACGCTCAAGGAATTCCAAGAAATGTTGGCCGAGTTTTTCTTGCTTAATGGGGTGTTGAACATCGGGGACTGGATACCCTGGCTCGATTTCTTGGACTTGCAGGGATACGTGGAGCGAATGAAGGCCTTGACGAAAAAATTTGATCGATTCCATGAGCATGTTTTGGATGAACACAGGGCAAAGAGaggagtgaaagattttgttccAAAGGACATGGTGGATTTTTTATTGCACCTGGCTGATGATCCCAATAATGAtgttaagctcaccaatgacaATATCAAGGCGCTCACTCAG GATCTCGTAGCAGGAGGCACAGATACCTCTGCGACTACAGTTGAATGGGGAATGTCCGAACTCTTGAAGAAGCCACACCTCATCAAAAAGGCTACAGAAGAGCTGGATAGAGTTATTGGGAAAGAGAGATGGGTGGAAGAGAAAGATATCCCACAATTTCCTTATATCAATGCAATTATGAAGGAAACAATGAGGAAACAGCCTGCGGCAGTATTACTTGCTCCGCACTTGGCTCTTGAAGATTGTAATGTAGATGGCTATGATATTCGTAAAGGAACTAGGGTCTTCATAAATGCATGGGGTATGGGAAGAGACCCTTCAATATGGGATGCACCTGAAGATTTCAACCCGGAGAGGTTCTTAGGAAATTCTATTGATGTGAAGGGACATCATTTTGAGCTATTGCCATTTGGGTCAGGGAGAAGGATGTGCCCTGGTTATAGCCTTGGACTGAAAATGATTAGCTCTAGCTTGGCTAACATGTTGCATGGATTTGAATGGAATTTGCCAGACAATACGGAGGCAGAAGAATTGAGCATGGAGGAACTTTATGGTTTGGCCACGCCTAGAAAAGTCCCACTTGTTGCGGTCATGAAGCCACGGCTCCCACTTCATCTTTATAATTAG